The genomic DNA CGTTTTCGTTGGTAAGCGTTCTTCCTTCTATATATAGAAGCGGGAAATAGATAACAGAAGGAGTGGTATATGGCGGATACGCGTCGTTGGGTGTGGCTTGGCGGGATTGTCCTGCTGTGCGTGTTTGTGTTCTTGCTGCATTCGATTCTGACGCCGTTCCTGGTCGCGTTGTTGCTCGCCTATCTGTTCGATCCCGTGGTGGATCGCCTGGAGAAAGTCGGTCTTTCGCGCACCTGGGGCGTGGTGGCGGTGTTTGCCTTGTTCACCTTGATCATCACTGCGTTGGTGCTGGTGCTGGTGCCAATGCTCGCCAAACAGCTGTTTCGCTTGTATGAACTGGCGCCGCAGATGCTCGACTGGTTGCAGCACACGGCCATGCCGTGGGCGCAGGCCAAACTGGGGCTGGCAGATGGCTTCTGGAAGTTCGACAAGGTCAAGGCCGCGATCAGCGAGCATATGGGCCAGACCACCGATATTGTCGGCGTGGTCCTCAGCCAGGCCACGGCGTCCAGCCTGGCGTTGATCGGCTGGCTGACTAACCTGGTGCTGATCCCGGTGGTGGCGTTCTACCTGCTGCGCGACTGGGACATCATGATGGCCAAGATCCGCAGCCTGCTGCCGCGTGATCGCGAGGAGCGCATCGTTTCTCTGGCTGAGGAATGTCATGAAGTGCTTGGCGCGTTCGTGCGTGGCCAGTTGCTGGTGATGCTGGCGCTCGGCATCATCTATGCCGCCGGCCTGATGGCCATCGGCCTGGAGCTGGGGTTGTTGATCGGCTTGATTGCAGGCCTGGCGGCGATCGTGCCGTACATGGGCTTTGTGATCGGCATTGGTGCCGCGCTGGTGGCGGGGCTGTTCCAGTTTGGCGGCGACCTGTACCCGATGCTGGGGATTGTCGCGGTATTTATGGTCGGCCAGGCGCTGGAAGGTATGGTGCTCACGCCGCTGCTGGTCGGTGACCGCATCGGCCTGCACCCGGTGGCGGTGATCTTTGCGATCCTCGCAGGCGGTGAGCTGTTCGGCTTTACCGGTATCCTGCTGGCGCTGCCGGTGGCGGCGGTGATCATGGTGCTGGTGCGCCATGTGCATGATCTGTACAAGGATTCGGATGTGTACACGGGCGTCGAAGACCCCGACTTGTAACCATCAAGTCACAAACCCGGCTCAGGCCGGGTTTGTTGTTTCTGGGGGTGGGGGTCAAATAATTTGCGCAAATCGCTCCGAGTTAACGCAAACCTTTGATTTTGCTTGTGGTCTGCTGCATTGTGCGCCCGGCGTCACGGGTATAAACTTTGCAAACTTTACACAGAGGCCACTAACGGTTCGTTTGGAGCCGTTCAGTCAGCATGAAACCGATTCAGCTGCCCTTGGGTGTGCGTCTGCGTGACGACGCCACCTTCATCAATTACTACCCAGGCGCCAATGCCGCTGCACTCGGCTATGTCGAGCGGCTCTGCGAAGCCGACGCCGGGTGGACTGAAAGCCTGATCTATCTGTGGGGCAAGCACGGCGTGGGGCGTACCCACCTGTTGCAGGCGGCGTGCCTGCGTTTCGAGCAGATGGGGGAACCGGCGGTTTATCTGCCGCTGGCTGAATTGATGGACCGCGGAACCGGTATCTTCGACCACCTTGAGCAATACGAACTGGTGTGCCTGGATGACTTGCAGGCCATCGCCGGCAAGGCGGATTGGGAAGAAGCGCTGTTTCACTTGTTCAACCGCCTGCGGGACAGTGGCAGGCGTTTGCTGATCGCGGCGTCCACGTCGCCGCGTGAACTGCCGATCAAGCTCGCTGACCTCAAATCGCGCATGACACTGGCGCTGATCTTCCAGATGCGCCCGCTGTCTGACGAAGACAAATTGCGTGCCTTGCAATTGCGTGCTTCCCGTCGCGGTTTGCACCTGACCGACGAAGTCGGGCACTTCATCCTCACCCGCGGCACTCGCAGCATGAGTGCGTTGTTCGACTTGCTCGAACAACTCGATCAGGCCTCTTTGCAGGCCCAGCGCAAGCTCACCATTCCCTTCCTGAAAGAAACCCTCGGCTGGTAGCCAGCCCAGTCAAATCAAGGCTTTCGGCATATTTCAGGCGCCAGAAAACCTGCGTTTTGGCCGGTTTGACCACGTAAATGGCAAGAAATGGGTGTTAAGGGCTTAGATGTCATAGTCCGAACAAGAAGTCACATAGATCACGATTGAATTTGCAAATCGATGTGATAGAGGGCATAGTCTCGACTTCTTTACACATCAGCCACGGTCGTGCCCATGCTAAATCGCTTCGCACCCCTCGTGCCACTCGCACTCGTTACCCTGTTGTTTGGTTGCGCCTCCCACCCTCAACAGGTGGTCGAGCAGCAAAAAACCCAACATCAGTCCCAGGCAAAGTTCGTTGCATCGCAGTCTTCCACGGTCTATGAGGAAGAAGTTGCAACCGAGAAAGAACTTGCCGACTTCGCCGGCAGCAAGCCTTACCAGCTTCCCGTTCTGGCCGACAGCATTCTTGAACGCGGCATGTCCCTGATCGGTACCCGTTACCGTTTCGGCGGTACCTCTGAAGCCGGTTTCGACTGCAGCGGCTTCATCGGCTACCTGTTTCGCGAAGAGGCCGGCATGAACCTGCCGCGCTCTACTCGCGAAATGATCAACGTGGATGCACCGTTGGTCGCCCGCAACAACCTCAAGCCCGGTGATCTGCTTTTCTTTAGCACGGCAGGTCGTGGGCGCGTTAGCCACGCCGGTATCTATCTGGGCGATAACCAGTTTATCCACTCCAGCAGCCGCCGTAGTGGCGGTGTTCGAGTCGACAACCTGGGCGACAGCTACTGGAGCAAAACCTTCATCGAAGCCAAGCGTGCCCTCGCCATGGCCCCGACTACGGTTACCGCCAGCAAGTAAACTTAAAGTGATACTTGAAGTTTGACGTGTAAGCGCTAGAATCCCTGGATGTTGTTGTAATCCGTTCGCGCGAGCTTTGCTTGCGCGTTCTGGTTTTCAGCGTTCGGCAGCGAAAAGCCGCATCCAGACCAGGATTGTTCTGCCCATGTCGACCTCAGCCCGCCTCTTTCTTCTCGTTTGCGCCGCGCTTCTCAGCGCCTGCGCAAGCCGCCCACCGCCGCCGGCTCCCGTAGCCGTCAAGCCCAAGCCGGTGTTCAATTATTCCACGCAAAGTTATTCGCCTGCCGCTGAAGACGTGCTCTTTCGCGCGTTGGGCCTGGTCGGCACGCCTTATCGTTGGGGTGGCAACACGCCGGACTCCGGGTTTGATTGCAGTGGCTTGATCGGTTTTGTGTTTCGTGATGCCGCCGGCATCTCTTTGCCCCGTACCACCCGCGAGCTGATCGTGATGCGTGCACAGGACGTCAGCGAACAGAACCTGCAGACGGGGGATCTACTGTTCTTCGCCACCGGTGGCGGTTCGCAGGTGAGTCACGCGGGGATCTACGTCGGTGAAGGCCGCTTTGTACACGCACCGCAAACCGGCGGGACGGTGAAGCTGGACACCTTGTCCAAGGCCTATTGGCAAAATGCCTACTTGAGTGCCAAGCGCGTATTGCCGGGCAACCTGGCGCGCAACCCTTAAGGCAAGCCGAAATCAATGTGGGGGCGGGCTTGTGTGGGAGCTGGCTTGCCTGCGATGCAGTCACCTCGGTGCATCAGTTGCACAGCGGCGATGCTATCGCGGGCGAGCCAGCTCCCACATTGGGTTTGTGGAGGTCTTGAAGCCGCTTACTTCGCCGCCGACACCCGCCACACTTTATTCCCCACATCATCGGCCACCAGCAAGTCCCCTTGCTGATCAATCACCACACCCACCGGCCGGCCCATGGCTTTCTCGTCCTTGTCGAGGAAACCGGTCAGCACATCCACCGGCTGCCCTTTGGGCTGGCCCCCTTCAAACGGCACGAAGATCACCTTATAGCCACTGTGCGGCTTGCGGTTCCACGACCCATGCTGGCCGATAAACGCGCCGCTGCTGAATTGCGCCGGGAGTTTGTTGCCCTCGGCGAAGGACAGGCCCAGCGAGGCGGTGTGCGGGCCCACGGCATAGTCCGGCGCAATGGCCTTGGCCACCAGATCCGGGTTTTGCGGCGTCACGCGCGCATCCACATGCTGGCCGTAATAGCTGAAAGGCCAGCCATAAAACGCGCCGTCCTTGACCGAGGTGATGTAGTCCGGCACCAGGTCGCTGCCGATCTCGTCGCGCTCGTTCACGGCGGTCCACAGCTTGCCGCTCTGCGGTTCCCAGGCCATGCCATTGGGGTTGCGCAGGCCCGAGGCGAAAATGCGATGCTGGCCTGTGGCGCGGTCCACCTCCCAGATGGCCGCCCGGCCTTCCTCCGCTTCCAGGCCATTTTCGCCGACGTTGCTGTTGGAGCCGACGCTCACGTACAGCTTGCTGCCGTCTTTGCTGGCCACCACGTTTTTCGTCCAGTGGTGGTTGATGCTGCCGCCCGGCAGGTCGACGACCGTGGTGCCAGCGCCCTTGATCGCGGTTTCCCCCGGCGTGTAGGCGAAGCGCAGCAGCTTGTCGGAGTCGGCCACATACAGGTCGTTGCCCACCAGCGTCATACCGAAGGGTGAATTCAGGTTCTCGAGGAACACCGTGCGCGTCTCGGCCACGCCGTCGTGGTCGGCATCACGCAGCAGTGTGATGCGATTCGGG from Pseudomonas tolaasii NCPPB 2192 includes the following:
- a CDS encoding PQQ-dependent sugar dehydrogenase, with the protein product MHKTRLALLIMVAGTLAACGESSTLQVSDGTGPSPKLPEPNKTLIPTVNIAPAIGWPAGVKPTPAAGTQVAAFAEGLDHPRWLYVLPNGDVLVAETNAPPKPDDAKGIRGWVMEKVMGRAGAGVPSPNRITLLRDADHDGVAETRTVFLENLNSPFGMTLVGNDLYVADSDKLLRFAYTPGETAIKGAGTTVVDLPGGSINHHWTKNVVASKDGSKLYVSVGSNSNVGENGLEAEEGRAAIWEVDRATGQHRIFASGLRNPNGMAWEPQSGKLWTAVNERDEIGSDLVPDYITSVKDGAFYGWPFSYYGQHVDARVTPQNPDLVAKAIAPDYAVGPHTASLGLSFAEGNKLPAQFSSGAFIGQHGSWNRKPHSGYKVIFVPFEGGQPKGQPVDVLTGFLDKDEKAMGRPVGVVIDQQGDLLVADDVGNKVWRVSAAK
- a CDS encoding C40 family peptidase — protein: MLNRFAPLVPLALVTLLFGCASHPQQVVEQQKTQHQSQAKFVASQSSTVYEEEVATEKELADFAGSKPYQLPVLADSILERGMSLIGTRYRFGGTSEAGFDCSGFIGYLFREEAGMNLPRSTREMINVDAPLVARNNLKPGDLLFFSTAGRGRVSHAGIYLGDNQFIHSSSRRSGGVRVDNLGDSYWSKTFIEAKRALAMAPTTVTASK
- a CDS encoding AI-2E family transporter yields the protein MADTRRWVWLGGIVLLCVFVFLLHSILTPFLVALLLAYLFDPVVDRLEKVGLSRTWGVVAVFALFTLIITALVLVLVPMLAKQLFRLYELAPQMLDWLQHTAMPWAQAKLGLADGFWKFDKVKAAISEHMGQTTDIVGVVLSQATASSLALIGWLTNLVLIPVVAFYLLRDWDIMMAKIRSLLPRDREERIVSLAEECHEVLGAFVRGQLLVMLALGIIYAAGLMAIGLELGLLIGLIAGLAAIVPYMGFVIGIGAALVAGLFQFGGDLYPMLGIVAVFMVGQALEGMVLTPLLVGDRIGLHPVAVIFAILAGGELFGFTGILLALPVAAVIMVLVRHVHDLYKDSDVYTGVEDPDL
- the hda gene encoding DnaA regulatory inactivator Hda, with amino-acid sequence MKPIQLPLGVRLRDDATFINYYPGANAAALGYVERLCEADAGWTESLIYLWGKHGVGRTHLLQAACLRFEQMGEPAVYLPLAELMDRGTGIFDHLEQYELVCLDDLQAIAGKADWEEALFHLFNRLRDSGRRLLIAASTSPRELPIKLADLKSRMTLALIFQMRPLSDEDKLRALQLRASRRGLHLTDEVGHFILTRGTRSMSALFDLLEQLDQASLQAQRKLTIPFLKETLGW
- a CDS encoding C40 family peptidase, with product MSTSARLFLLVCAALLSACASRPPPPAPVAVKPKPVFNYSTQSYSPAAEDVLFRALGLVGTPYRWGGNTPDSGFDCSGLIGFVFRDAAGISLPRTTRELIVMRAQDVSEQNLQTGDLLFFATGGGSQVSHAGIYVGEGRFVHAPQTGGTVKLDTLSKAYWQNAYLSAKRVLPGNLARNP